Proteins encoded within one genomic window of Hahella chejuensis KCTC 2396:
- a CDS encoding immunity 49 family protein produces MSANYLPIAIKNTGMSLEDIVPHLPKEEPKLQYYTYTCTLFRRLAAGELLITDNPKPFYKQLCHSANAFIYFLERAPEEEQAVSLALPFFDAIACGYEDGARRIAKLSTNKLNPRKEYEEEFLYTRILMEHFYLQTDPKKIEERLEEFSGYSDDNYDPHYALCQALLDKDQDAFDEALKECIQKRLDDIEKIDADSMDPYVSAEAATTAHVSTEVLAWLILAERQGLTTSEEVSLAPSTARLLRLAELPQKEEWKVVARYRSLT; encoded by the coding sequence ATGTCAGCAAACTACCTTCCCATCGCGATAAAAAATACGGGGATGTCGCTGGAAGATATCGTTCCGCATCTCCCCAAGGAAGAGCCCAAGCTGCAGTACTACACATACACGTGTACGCTATTTCGTCGCCTGGCGGCGGGAGAGCTGCTGATTACCGATAACCCCAAGCCCTTCTACAAGCAACTCTGCCATAGCGCAAACGCTTTTATCTACTTCCTGGAGAGGGCTCCGGAAGAGGAGCAAGCCGTTTCCTTAGCCTTGCCCTTTTTCGATGCGATCGCTTGTGGATATGAAGACGGTGCCCGACGCATTGCGAAATTGAGTACGAACAAGCTCAATCCGCGAAAGGAATATGAGGAAGAGTTTCTTTACACTCGCATTTTGATGGAGCACTTCTACCTGCAGACTGATCCGAAAAAGATTGAGGAAAGGCTGGAGGAGTTTTCTGGTTATAGCGACGATAATTACGACCCACATTATGCACTATGCCAGGCGTTGCTGGATAAAGATCAGGATGCTTTCGACGAGGCATTGAAGGAGTGCATTCAAAAGCGGCTGGACGATATAGAGAAGATTGACGCCGACAGCATGGATCCCTATGTATCCGCCGAGGCCGCGACAACCGCGCATGTCTCTACCGAAGTGCTGGCGTGGCTCATCCTGGCTGAGCGGCAGGGGCTGACGACTTCGGAAGAAGTCAGCTTGGCTCCGTCCACCGCCAGACTCCTTCGCTTGGCGGAGTTGCCTCAAAAAGAGGAGTGGAAAGTGGTCGCCCGTTACCGGTCGCTGACCTGA
- a CDS encoding DUF2169 family type VI secretion system accessory protein, whose amino-acid sequence MAQPNIVNHTPFVVEPLFFYDERNVPIVTVAVKASCDIVGTHHLRFSEQQAPLCLAGEYWGAPETASYKYEPEAVPLKLTTDVVLVGHAVPEKEGDSAVKVGVKVGPVSKIVQVYGNRLWDKVGDTFQPTPPQPIERIPLNYEHAFGGRDPRVPEGEPQYMSTSNPVGKGYMAPGQDCLVGMPLPNLEDPRQLIQSWRDQPSPAGFGFISPHWLPRTPLAGTYDEEWQRTRAPLYPSDFDRRFFNAGSPGLVAAEYLSGGEDVVVINASERGALRFALPGLAAPRCKLSFHDANHVEMECRLDTLIINTDEHQVFLIWRAYAVVPEGHQHVAGVSLWLPRVDVLAGQRLSKGEV is encoded by the coding sequence ATGGCGCAGCCAAACATCGTAAATCACACCCCATTTGTCGTAGAGCCCTTGTTTTTCTACGATGAGCGGAATGTCCCCATTGTCACTGTCGCAGTCAAAGCGAGCTGTGACATTGTCGGAACGCATCACTTACGCTTCAGCGAGCAACAGGCTCCTCTGTGTTTAGCGGGTGAGTACTGGGGCGCCCCCGAAACGGCGAGCTATAAGTATGAGCCCGAAGCCGTCCCTCTAAAGTTGACCACGGATGTCGTGCTGGTCGGTCATGCCGTCCCTGAAAAAGAGGGCGATTCTGCGGTAAAAGTCGGCGTTAAAGTCGGTCCTGTCAGTAAGATTGTGCAGGTGTACGGTAATCGTCTTTGGGACAAGGTGGGGGATACATTTCAACCCACGCCGCCTCAGCCAATAGAACGCATTCCCTTAAACTATGAGCACGCCTTCGGTGGGCGGGATCCACGTGTTCCCGAGGGGGAGCCGCAGTATATGAGCACCTCTAACCCGGTCGGAAAAGGCTATATGGCGCCCGGGCAAGACTGTTTGGTGGGAATGCCGCTACCTAATCTGGAAGACCCCAGACAGTTGATTCAATCTTGGCGGGATCAGCCTTCGCCAGCGGGGTTTGGTTTCATTAGTCCGCATTGGCTTCCGCGTACGCCATTGGCGGGAACCTACGACGAAGAATGGCAGAGAACCAGAGCGCCGCTTTATCCATCGGACTTTGATCGCCGTTTCTTCAACGCGGGCTCACCAGGGTTAGTCGCAGCGGAATACCTGAGTGGCGGCGAAGACGTCGTCGTGATCAACGCATCGGAGAGGGGCGCTTTACGGTTTGCGTTGCCGGGATTGGCGGCGCCCCGTTGTAAGCTGTCCTTCCATGACGCCAACCATGTGGAAATGGAATGCCGGCTCGACACCCTGATTATTAATACGGACGAGCACCAGGTGTTTTTGATCTGGCGCGCTTACGCCGTTGTCCCCGAGGGGCATCAGCATGTCGCTGGAGTGAGCCTATGGTTGCCCAGGGTTGACGTCCTGGCCGGTCAACGGCTCTCAAAAGGGGAAGTCTGA
- a CDS encoding DUF4150 domain-containing protein, with protein sequence MGVTVGVNNRSVVHKGSGGMTPCFPDVCKTPTGAGPIPIPYPNVAKSTDSAKCAKTVKCDGNPVCVKDSNFSQSVGDNPGTAGGGIISGTLTSKAEFVSYSPNVKVEGKNVPRAFDLMLHNSKNTPPFPVIQKMIIALPIKTDIDCIICGKPL encoded by the coding sequence ATGGGCGTTACTGTTGGCGTTAATAACCGGTCTGTTGTGCATAAGGGCAGTGGGGGAATGACGCCGTGCTTTCCCGATGTGTGTAAAACGCCGACCGGCGCGGGACCGATTCCTATTCCATATCCAAACGTGGCGAAGTCAACGGATAGCGCCAAGTGCGCCAAGACCGTTAAGTGCGACGGCAATCCGGTGTGCGTGAAAGATTCGAATTTTTCCCAAAGCGTTGGCGACAATCCTGGCACCGCCGGCGGCGGGATTATTTCAGGAACACTGACGTCCAAAGCCGAATTTGTCAGTTACAGCCCCAACGTGAAGGTGGAAGGTAAGAATGTGCCTCGCGCTTTTGACTTGATGCTGCATAACAGCAAGAACACGCCGCCTTTTCCGGTCATTCAAAAGATGATCATCGCACTGCCGATCAAAACGGATATCGATTGCATTATTTGCGGTAAACCACTGTAA
- a CDS encoding DUF6484 domain-containing protein, producing MESPLKNPFFSGDAAPVVGHLVQLTDGRAVVDYPGNTSGPVAAKTIITLPPTIAVAGQKLLLLFEENDYSRPIVVGVVNERLVSDEEHSFSSDRPGHAVVDGKKVRFDAQEEIYLVCGQSSILLRADGKVVIKGKNILSRASGANKIKGSSILCN from the coding sequence GTGGAATCCCCTTTAAAGAACCCCTTCTTCAGTGGCGATGCTGCGCCTGTGGTGGGCCATTTGGTTCAGCTGACTGATGGCCGCGCGGTCGTTGATTATCCCGGTAATACGTCAGGTCCGGTCGCTGCAAAAACGATAATTACTTTACCTCCGACGATAGCGGTGGCTGGTCAAAAGTTGCTGCTTTTGTTTGAGGAAAATGATTACTCCCGGCCAATCGTCGTTGGCGTTGTGAACGAAAGACTCGTCTCCGATGAAGAGCATTCCTTCTCTTCCGACCGTCCCGGTCATGCCGTGGTGGATGGTAAAAAAGTCCGCTTTGACGCCCAGGAAGAGATTTATCTTGTGTGCGGGCAGAGCAGCATCTTATTGCGTGCGGACGGAAAAGTGGTGATTAAAGGAAAAAATATCCTGAGTCGCGCTTCCGGCGCTAACAAGATCAAAGGCTCAAGCATTCTTTGTAACTAA
- a CDS encoding TnsD family Tn7-like transposition protein, whose product MLGYFPVPYNDELLYSCIARYAQHTGQENNQKAVIRDVFTTQTAVAIPDLPSHLNNLVQNLSSIWSTNVNELIGKHTLAPIYLPFLSKSQADKVCHSMASEAGGNIHTRTGISASSVKQPDFFRYCPKCAKEQLSELGEMYWPRIHQLPGLEYCVRHSCALEISSVNFHPREKHFFHSASLECGARSGSNAVINSQDRKLYSMYAELLEKPYLEGLGPNRWMLFYQNLANELGFIKKSRVQHRDIYYYLQQKWNGSSFEKYLPGSADDNWLVNLFRKHRKSFHPLRHLMVLSVLVPKNSISEVLHSVRRLPVAPQTSVVCSISTKASKQVIEIHRRLWCELLLKFPLLGVKGLRTLSEGGPLYAWLYRNDYKWLMNNRPKNESTSKPRYHVDYSAWDDRNIVGLEGTLESLKSQTERPRLTRTFFIKTLTRANSIEKHLNDLPLTRQWLALHSELVEDYQLLRLKSAYQKTIEQNLEVKRWRLLRLANIRKELITPRIEQEIQYLEHQGK is encoded by the coding sequence ATGCTCGGTTACTTTCCAGTTCCCTACAACGATGAATTGCTCTATAGCTGCATCGCACGATACGCACAGCACACTGGTCAGGAAAACAATCAGAAAGCTGTTATTCGTGATGTATTTACCACCCAAACGGCCGTGGCCATTCCTGATCTGCCTAGCCACCTGAATAACTTAGTTCAAAACCTAAGCTCAATTTGGTCAACTAACGTTAATGAGCTTATCGGAAAGCACACCCTGGCCCCCATTTATCTTCCTTTTCTTTCAAAGTCACAGGCGGACAAGGTATGCCATTCAATGGCATCTGAAGCCGGAGGTAACATTCACACTAGAACTGGAATTTCTGCCAGTTCCGTCAAACAGCCTGACTTCTTTCGCTATTGTCCAAAGTGCGCTAAGGAGCAGCTCTCCGAGTTAGGTGAAATGTACTGGCCGAGAATCCATCAATTGCCCGGCTTGGAGTACTGTGTCCGCCATAGTTGTGCCTTGGAAATTTCGTCGGTGAACTTTCATCCAAGAGAAAAGCATTTTTTTCATAGCGCATCTTTAGAATGTGGAGCCAGATCAGGTAGTAATGCTGTAATAAATTCTCAAGATCGAAAATTGTACAGCATGTATGCCGAGCTTCTGGAAAAACCATACCTCGAAGGGCTTGGCCCAAACCGATGGATGCTTTTTTACCAAAATCTAGCTAATGAACTTGGCTTTATTAAAAAGAGCCGGGTTCAACATCGCGATATTTATTACTATCTACAGCAGAAATGGAATGGATCGTCCTTCGAAAAATACTTGCCAGGATCAGCTGACGATAATTGGCTTGTTAATCTCTTCAGAAAACACAGGAAATCGTTCCATCCACTCCGGCATTTGATGGTGCTATCAGTATTGGTCCCGAAGAATAGTATATCGGAGGTTCTGCATAGTGTAAGGAGGCTTCCCGTTGCGCCCCAGACTTCCGTCGTTTGCTCGATCTCGACAAAAGCTTCAAAACAGGTAATAGAAATACACCGAAGATTGTGGTGTGAACTGCTATTGAAGTTTCCATTATTGGGAGTAAAGGGATTGAGGACTCTATCAGAAGGTGGCCCGTTATACGCTTGGTTGTACCGAAATGACTATAAATGGTTGATGAATAATAGACCAAAAAATGAATCAACGAGTAAGCCACGCTATCACGTGGATTACTCAGCTTGGGATGATCGCAATATTGTAGGCTTAGAAGGCACACTTGAAAGTTTAAAAAGCCAGACAGAACGACCACGCCTGACTCGGACGTTTTTTATCAAAACCCTGACCCGGGCAAACTCAATTGAGAAACATCTAAACGATTTGCCATTGACCAGACAGTGGTTGGCATTGCATTCCGAATTAGTGGAAGATTACCAACTGCTGCGCTTGAAGTCGGCTTATCAAAAAACCATAGAGCAAAATCTGGAAGTAAAGCGGTGGCGGTTACTAAGGCTTGCGAATATTCGCAAGGAATTGATCACGCCAAGGATTGAACAGGAAATTCAATATCTGGAACACCAGGGAAAATAG
- a CDS encoding ATP-binding protein: MSDSKDSRFPEAEYKNQGLPEYNENPLISALPTIMSPVAVARALAKRPHFQAEELNLPCHIRTHAIHRLTRDFFVPQTNHIVIEQKLSKLIRCSYLNRNPKTATFKRKLNSVRDLVQKEDLTAYIHDEVDSPASSMTIAGISGAGKSTTTNLVLNTYPRVIYHPEFHMLQVPWLKVDCPHDGSLSDFCLSFFIALGRRLNIDYRAKYASGRPTIGKMMADVADLCLIHAIGLIVIDEFQHMSLAKSGGEKKMINFLVTLVNVVEVSVVLIGTPKALRLFASEFRQARRASGDGSVVWDRLPFDESWEDFLTELWPYQWLKHKVERDEQLTNKLYELSQGVPDIVVKLFCLAQFRAILLAGTPEEERLSSELIEQVFEDEFSIVKPMLEALRFGNRHKIEECNDLIFPKFESNMINAVNQLVTKPLGHTKKVELGEPMETNIANTAIKTIVSMGIAEDIAQPLVADALAKDPNLKLIQIIQLATTALTDTEEKPEARDKPDSKPVYTSRSSWAQLSSNDLRKMHADKSGSMYEVIQEKGIGYPIQELLAG, encoded by the coding sequence ATGAGTGACTCAAAAGACTCTCGTTTTCCTGAAGCGGAATACAAAAACCAAGGGTTACCAGAATATAACGAAAACCCTCTAATTTCAGCTTTACCGACCATAATGAGTCCAGTAGCTGTTGCAAGGGCGCTGGCTAAAAGGCCACATTTTCAGGCAGAGGAGCTAAATTTACCCTGCCACATTAGAACTCATGCTATTCATCGTTTAACTCGCGATTTTTTTGTTCCGCAAACCAACCATATTGTTATAGAACAGAAACTTTCCAAACTCATTCGCTGTAGTTATCTAAATAGAAATCCCAAAACCGCGACATTTAAACGGAAACTTAATTCGGTTCGGGACCTGGTTCAGAAAGAGGACTTAACGGCCTACATTCATGATGAAGTCGACTCTCCCGCTTCATCGATGACGATCGCTGGAATCTCAGGCGCCGGCAAATCAACAACAACAAATTTAGTTCTCAACACCTATCCACGCGTGATTTACCACCCTGAATTTCACATGCTGCAAGTGCCATGGTTGAAAGTCGACTGTCCGCATGATGGCTCACTTTCGGACTTTTGCTTGAGCTTCTTCATTGCTTTAGGCCGAAGGTTAAATATTGACTACCGCGCCAAGTACGCTTCCGGCAGGCCTACAATTGGTAAAATGATGGCAGATGTTGCAGACCTCTGTCTTATCCATGCAATTGGTTTGATCGTTATCGATGAATTCCAGCATATGAGTCTCGCTAAAAGTGGTGGCGAGAAGAAGATGATCAACTTCTTAGTGACTTTGGTTAACGTTGTGGAGGTCTCTGTTGTTTTAATCGGTACGCCTAAAGCGTTGCGGCTTTTTGCCAGTGAATTCCGGCAAGCGCGTCGTGCCAGTGGCGATGGCAGTGTGGTGTGGGACCGCTTACCCTTCGATGAAAGCTGGGAAGATTTCCTCACAGAGCTTTGGCCGTATCAATGGTTGAAACACAAGGTTGAGCGAGACGAACAGCTTACAAACAAGCTGTACGAGTTGAGCCAGGGTGTACCAGACATAGTAGTGAAGCTTTTCTGCCTCGCTCAGTTTCGTGCCATATTGTTGGCTGGGACACCTGAAGAAGAAAGGCTTTCATCGGAACTTATAGAGCAGGTTTTCGAGGATGAATTTTCGATAGTGAAACCAATGCTTGAAGCCCTTCGTTTTGGAAATCGCCATAAAATCGAAGAATGTAACGACCTAATATTCCCCAAATTTGAAAGCAATATGATCAATGCTGTCAACCAGCTCGTAACCAAGCCATTAGGACATACCAAAAAGGTAGAGCTTGGTGAGCCAATGGAGACAAATATCGCAAATACGGCAATTAAAACAATAGTGTCAATGGGCATTGCAGAAGACATTGCTCAGCCTTTGGTTGCAGATGCTCTTGCGAAAGATCCAAACCTCAAGCTGATCCAGATTATTCAGCTAGCGACAACAGCTCTAACGGACACGGAAGAGAAACCTGAAGCCAGGGACAAACCTGATTCCAAGCCGGTGTACACAAGTAGAAGTAGCTGGGCACAACTCTCTTCAAATGACCTTAGAAAGATGCATGCTGACAAATCAGGGTCAATGTATGAGGTTATTCAGGAAAAAGGTATCGGCTATCCAATTCAGGAGTTACTGGCGGGGTGA
- a CDS encoding Mu transposase C-terminal domain-containing protein yields MFMPNDVYSWDQRRIRILWSNRQAVFWIDIDDEGALPQIASKSDLEHLLARADLKAITDPYLNVSMTPSKSGSKAEAVQEKAWAAIKDAVKAEPEIYQRKTRGELLNRVLGETGTTKQTVYRWLRRYWQFGMCKNALNGRYDLCGGVGKPKSFESKRNGRMRTRSPGEGVPITDGIKSLFRIVIEKCLLNEGKYEFDYAYNQLLISYGVKIPSTPEDLINVPTERQFKYFYQKEYTSIEVTKKREGEINYLKDFSPSLGTSTAEVPGPGYLYQIDATIADVYLTSEHDRAEIIGRPTMYFVVDVFSRAIVGMYVGLENASWVSAMEALGNAMADKVAYCAEYGVEITSDLWPMEGLPENIIGDRGEMLGRHVEVLSKSFHVDIQNTPAFRADWKGIVERYFRTIQTKMKPFVEGYVTKDPIGKKRHGNDYRQDGMLTLKEFTKMIIKIVLHYNNDHVVSTYDIDSDVPKSLPANPLILWNWGIEYRTGLLRRPDPQLVKINLLPHTNATVTEYGLKLFGCYYSCKQALDWGWFEENYRGPKTVTVAYDLYSTNVIYLRPSDSYLEFIPANLTARSRAYADITVWELWIAQDMRRDVAATSKLKQRSGSVNLVSDLQQIKDESKQQQPTYSKAEKAKRVKGINDNKRNERQYERSKKTADRKAPVDNHTATVTPIHGGTSGQKGFKLPTRLKDLLKEDDADE; encoded by the coding sequence ATGTTCATGCCTAACGATGTATATTCGTGGGATCAGAGGCGAATAAGAATCCTGTGGAGTAACCGACAAGCCGTTTTCTGGATCGATATTGATGATGAAGGGGCACTACCACAAATTGCCTCAAAATCTGATCTCGAACACCTATTAGCTAGGGCTGATCTTAAGGCGATCACCGATCCATATCTAAATGTCAGTATGACTCCCTCCAAAAGTGGATCAAAAGCAGAAGCTGTACAAGAAAAAGCATGGGCTGCAATTAAAGATGCAGTAAAGGCTGAACCTGAAATCTATCAACGAAAAACTCGCGGTGAGCTATTAAATCGAGTTTTAGGGGAAACGGGGACAACAAAGCAAACGGTTTACAGGTGGCTGCGCCGATACTGGCAGTTCGGTATGTGTAAAAACGCTTTAAATGGTCGTTATGACCTTTGTGGTGGGGTGGGTAAGCCTAAGAGCTTCGAGAGCAAACGAAATGGCCGGATGCGTACTCGGAGCCCTGGTGAAGGTGTTCCCATTACCGACGGGATTAAGTCACTATTCAGGATCGTCATAGAAAAGTGTCTGTTAAACGAAGGTAAATACGAATTCGATTATGCCTACAACCAATTGCTTATCTCTTATGGCGTGAAAATCCCATCTACTCCAGAAGATTTGATTAATGTGCCCACAGAACGTCAGTTTAAGTATTTCTACCAAAAAGAATACACTTCTATTGAAGTTACCAAGAAACGAGAAGGTGAAATCAACTACCTGAAGGACTTCAGTCCAAGTCTCGGTACCTCAACTGCAGAAGTACCAGGCCCTGGTTATTTGTATCAAATCGATGCCACCATTGCTGACGTATATCTTACTTCCGAACATGATCGTGCAGAAATTATTGGCCGCCCAACGATGTATTTCGTGGTAGATGTCTTCAGCCGAGCAATTGTAGGAATGTATGTAGGCCTTGAAAATGCATCCTGGGTGAGTGCGATGGAGGCCCTTGGTAATGCAATGGCGGATAAAGTTGCCTACTGTGCAGAGTACGGTGTCGAAATCACCTCAGACCTTTGGCCGATGGAAGGTTTACCCGAGAATATAATTGGCGACAGAGGCGAAATGCTTGGTCGACATGTAGAGGTATTAAGTAAGTCGTTCCATGTAGATATTCAGAATACACCGGCATTTAGAGCTGACTGGAAAGGAATCGTAGAGAGATATTTCCGAACCATTCAGACCAAAATGAAGCCGTTTGTTGAAGGTTACGTAACCAAGGATCCTATTGGCAAAAAGCGTCATGGGAACGACTATCGCCAGGATGGAATGCTGACCTTAAAAGAATTCACAAAGATGATCATAAAGATCGTTCTGCATTACAACAATGATCATGTGGTGAGTACTTACGACATCGATTCTGACGTCCCCAAAAGCCTACCAGCAAATCCACTTATACTTTGGAATTGGGGTATAGAGTACAGAACTGGCCTTTTGAGAAGACCTGACCCTCAATTAGTAAAGATAAACTTGTTGCCGCACACAAACGCAACAGTAACAGAGTACGGCTTAAAGCTGTTTGGTTGTTACTATAGCTGCAAGCAAGCACTGGATTGGGGCTGGTTCGAAGAAAACTATCGTGGTCCGAAAACAGTTACGGTAGCTTATGATTTGTATAGCACAAACGTGATTTATCTCAGGCCCTCCGATTCCTACCTTGAATTTATTCCCGCAAATTTAACTGCACGCAGCCGAGCCTATGCAGATATCACTGTTTGGGAGCTATGGATCGCCCAAGATATGCGGCGTGACGTGGCTGCTACGTCGAAACTGAAGCAGCGTTCTGGTTCAGTGAACTTAGTCAGTGATTTACAACAAATTAAGGACGAATCAAAACAGCAGCAGCCCACATATTCAAAAGCAGAGAAAGCGAAAAGAGTAAAAGGAATCAATGATAATAAACGAAACGAAAGGCAGTACGAACGGAGCAAGAAAACTGCAGATAGGAAAGCTCCTGTTGATAACCATACAGCGACAGTCACACCTATCCATGGAGGTACATCAGGGCAAAAAGGCTTCAAGTTACCGACGCGCCTAAAGGACCTGCTTAAGGAGGATGACGCGGATGAGTGA
- a CDS encoding TnsA endonuclease N-terminal domain-containing protein, with translation MLGKTGVAWALQMSRTSSFLCPYPREVIGLLEPAILRRLQKEKRGQGFGKDYKPFLTVRDVPSKGRIHRRPALTNNRVVHLLSDLELAVFLLFDWQSAVMDIREQFPLNPEATINIARRLGVKHPAYKGVLQVMTTDLLVDFQIKNQHSSQAISVKYAQDLEDERTIEKLEIERRYWEGEGIEWYIFTEHEVPVISVKNIRWLAPHMHSYDLEERERNQAFESIVQVLDANPEERLPVPLKELDAKLGLKPGSNLQYFRHLAAQNAFQWDIHNQLHTSLKAKDITISGYWLAKDIEYVHA, from the coding sequence ATGCTAGGTAAAACTGGCGTAGCTTGGGCACTCCAAATGAGTCGAACCTCTTCATTTCTATGTCCCTATCCACGGGAAGTCATAGGGCTTCTAGAGCCTGCCATCCTTAGGCGCTTACAAAAAGAAAAACGAGGCCAAGGATTTGGTAAAGATTATAAGCCTTTCCTCACTGTTAGAGATGTGCCAAGCAAAGGGCGTATACATCGCAGGCCTGCATTAACTAACAATCGTGTGGTCCATTTACTGTCTGATCTAGAACTCGCTGTATTCCTTCTCTTTGATTGGCAATCAGCTGTCATGGATATTCGCGAACAGTTTCCTCTTAATCCAGAAGCCACGATAAATATCGCGAGGAGACTGGGCGTTAAGCATCCTGCTTATAAAGGTGTCCTTCAAGTGATGACGACTGATTTATTGGTAGATTTTCAAATAAAGAATCAGCATTCCAGCCAAGCAATTTCCGTAAAGTATGCACAAGATTTAGAAGACGAGCGCACGATAGAGAAGCTAGAGATAGAGCGGCGTTATTGGGAGGGGGAAGGAATCGAATGGTATATTTTTACGGAACATGAGGTTCCTGTTATATCAGTAAAAAACATTCGCTGGCTTGCCCCTCACATGCACAGTTATGACCTCGAAGAAAGGGAGAGAAACCAGGCTTTCGAAAGTATTGTTCAGGTACTGGATGCGAACCCTGAAGAAAGACTCCCAGTACCGCTCAAAGAGTTAGATGCCAAGTTAGGCTTAAAGCCCGGATCAAACCTTCAGTATTTCAGGCATCTAGCTGCACAAAACGCATTTCAATGGGATATCCACAATCAACTGCATACAAGCTTGAAAGCGAAGGACATTACAATCTCAGGTTATTGGCTAGCTAAGGATATTGAATATGTTCATGCCTAA